CATAGACGCACCCCGCCCATAACACAAAAACCCCCTGAGAAAAAACTTCTCAGGGGGTTCAAGCTTGTGAGTGAAACCCATCCGTCAGACAGCGGCAGGCGTCAAATGTTTGTTAACGACTTTAACGATCTGGTCCCTCGGCACAGCGCCGACCACGGTGTCGACGATGCGGCCGTCCTTAAATAACAGCAGAGTTGGAATGCTGCTGATGCTGTACGCCTCGGCAACCGTGGGATTATCGTCCACATTGACTTTGCCCACTTTGATCCGGGCGGCAAATTCATGGGCCACGTTTTCAACCACCGGCGCCACAAACCGGCAGGGCATGCACCATTCCGCCCAAAAGTCCACCAGCACCGGCTTGTCCGACTGCAAGACCTCGATGTTAAAAGTGGCATCCGTGATCTCAATGACCGATTCACTCATGGCGTTCCCTTTCTGCCTTGGGCGCTCTGATCTCATATTCGGTGGTAATTCTTGCGGTTTTCTTGAGCATGGCGGAAACCGAGCAGTACTTGGTCTCCGAAAGTTCGATGGCTTTTTCCACCGCCTCCCGCGGGATGGCGTCGCCATAAAAGATGAACTGGATGCGGATACCGGTGAACACTTTGGGATGTTCCTCGCTGCGTTCCGCTTCGAGGTGCATTTCAAAGTCATCCAACACGATTCTTTTCTTCTGCAGGATGGTGAGCACGTCCATGGCCGTACAACCGCCCAGCCCCATCAGCACTAGTTCCATAGGACGGGGTCCTTCATCGTTGCCCCCTGCCGTACGGGCAACATCCATGATCACCGAATGCTGCGAGTCAGCAGCGGCGGTCAACGTCAGGCCCTGACTTTGTTTGATTTCCACACGCATATCTTTTCTCTCGCCGGCGATTATTTTTTTAACAACGTCTGAATGTCGTTTTCAAACACCGAACGATCCTGATAGCCCACATACTTTTTGTACACGCCGCCTTTTTTATCGAGCACCAGGGTGGTGGGAATGCCCTGGATCGGACCATAAGTCCTGAGCAGCTCTTCGGTCGCCTGCACATTGATATAGTTCACGCCGTTGTCCTTGATGAACTTGACCACGGCGTCCTTGCCTTCGCGTCCGATGGCAGCGCCGATGATCTCCAACCCCTTGCCTTTGTATGTTTTATAGAGATCGATAAAGTGCGGGATCTCCATTCGGCAGGGAGGACACCAAGTGTCCCAGATGTCGATAATCAACACCTTGCCGCGAAAGTCCTCCAGGGTCACGGTTTTGCCGTCCATGGTCTGCAGCTTCATTTTAGCTTCGCCGACTTTGGCCGAGGCGTTTTCTTTCTGTCCGCAGGCGGTGATGGTAAACAGCGCCAGCATCAAGGACCAGGCGATTCTTTTCATGCATCCTCCAGAAATCGGTTTTTTCCATTCTTGTCAAATGTCTGACGAATGAGGTCATTCATGTTTCGCCGCAGCAGGTTACGAGCCATGGGACTTTTACAGGTCTTGCCGAACTCGGCATAAATCTGCTG
This genomic stretch from bacterium harbors:
- the trxA gene encoding thioredoxin is translated as MSESVIEITDATFNIEVLQSDKPVLVDFWAEWCMPCRFVAPVVENVAHEFAARIKVGKVNVDDNPTVAEAYSISSIPTLLLFKDGRIVDTVVGAVPRDQIVKVVNKHLTPAAV
- a CDS encoding OsmC family protein, translated to MRVEIKQSQGLTLTAAADSQHSVIMDVARTAGGNDEGPRPMELVLMGLGGCTAMDVLTILQKKRIVLDDFEMHLEAERSEEHPKVFTGIRIQFIFYGDAIPREAVEKAIELSETKYCSVSAMLKKTARITTEYEIRAPKAERERHE
- a CDS encoding TlpA family protein disulfide reductase — translated: MKRIAWSLMLALFTITACGQKENASAKVGEAKMKLQTMDGKTVTLEDFRGKVLIIDIWDTWCPPCRMEIPHFIDLYKTYKGKGLEIIGAAIGREGKDAVVKFIKDNGVNYINVQATEELLRTYGPIQGIPTTLVLDKKGGVYKKYVGYQDRSVFENDIQTLLKK